The following nucleotide sequence is from Salvia miltiorrhiza cultivar Shanhuang (shh) chromosome 7, IMPLAD_Smil_shh, whole genome shotgun sequence.
CCAAACCGAAAAAACCGGACCGTCCGGGACGGTTCTGGAACCGGAACCGTGATACACGGTTATGAACCGGAACCGAAACCGTGCTCggccggttcggttacggttccTGATTTCTCAAACCGCCGATTCTCAGTTCCGAACCAGAACCGGGAACCGGGTTGGAACCGTGCCAGAACCGCCTTGAAATCGTGAACCGAAGGTTCCACGGTTAGAACCGGGAACCATGGAACCGTGGAACCGTGCCTAGAACCGCCTTtactaaaataaagaaaataaagaaaatcatttactaaaataaaataaagaaaatatttggtcaaataattattgccGTAAGAAAATCCTTTACTATTAATATGATGAAAGgtaatctataaaaaatattactacaatttttcatattgatagttatttttttatcataataataattgctttgaaataaataaaataaaataaatattgtaaaaaaagaagaatagaaataaaaaaaatgaaatagaaaaaaatgaaaaaaaaacgagcaaaaaatgaaaacaaaaacgaaaaagaaGCTCAAGTTCTAtttcctttatttctttttttccccaATTAAAAGTTGTAAACTAAAttgccttaattttattttagcattcaaatgttgtaatttgtaaattttatttacaaGAGTTGTAAGGTATAACTTtgaattataagttcaatttagaaaataatgtatatgaactttatattttcttgtgtcatttattttattaaagcaaatttcattaaattttacacaacaatacataaaataataaaaattacattaaaaaaaaaaaaacggacgGTTCTAAcggttcgaaccggaaccggcggttcggaACCGGAATCGGAACCGCCTGTTCACGGTtcggaaccgaaaccgtgagggttatttttcggttcggttccggttcgaaccgggaaccgaaccgtggCCACCTCTAGCCAAAACCCGAACTGCGCCGTCCGACCGTGAGAACGGCGGGGACGGCCGTTGACTGCTCGACGGGAAAGAcgaagcgagagagagagagagagagagaataagaTGGGaaagataaatgaaatattCCCATAGTTCTGAACTAGACGGAGGAACCGAGAGAGCTTATCTccacttctttattttttatcttttgtttGGTGTGGGCAAGGCTGGAGTTTAGTCAATTTGAAAATTGGAATCAGCATACTGCACACAGGCTGGAGGAATTAATTCGAAAATCAAGCCAGATTGAAATATTCCACAATTTCGATAAACGACCAGGCTGGAATAGTTAGCAAATTTGCCTCTTGCAAGTTTTAACTCTCAGAAATTGAACCAGACTGAAATACTCCACTATTCCGATAGATGAGCCAGGCTGGATGGATACACTATAATATTCATTCTCTTTTTCATCTTCAATTGTCGAACCAGATTGGGGATTAGGCAAGATTGAAAAGATCTACATCAATCGTACAAAATAATCCAACATCTAGAAAATTCGAATCAGGCTGGGATAAATAAAAGATTCGTCCCAGGCTGGAAATGAGTTAATTCGAAGAATCAATTCTACTGCTGGGTTCAATATGTTACATACAGGTTGGAGCAATTAGTTACTCAATTTTCGACAATGAGCCAAACTGGAGTAAATGGAAATTTTGCGTATCCTACAATTCCAAGTTGTGTTATATTTCCGACAATAAGCCAGGTTGGAGTAATAGGGAAGTTTGCCTATTCCAAAAACCCAAGCTGGAAAACATTTACctatttcaatttttcaatCTCCAACtgcttcaaatatatatatatatatatatatatagggaagggatcaatgaagaatgctaaatgtagaaggaaacaacgaaggctcaataactcaatacatttactgaataaatcacgcgagcgcGTGAACGAAAAATAtacgtgtttattcagtaaaataactattcgtgtggtcgcgtgatttattcggtaaatttattgacttattcagaacaaaatatagttacttcttcatagatcccaACCCTATAAGTGAGAAATATTTTTCCAATCCGGACGAGGCGACACAATTCGACTTGATGAACCGATTGGCGTATGCCCAAATCGCAAGTATATTAATTTCACGCCGCACTAAAGAGAATTGGCATCCAACTTGCAAGTTAATCATGCAATCCGTTGCAACTTGGCATTACAGGGTAATTCGATATCCCCAAAAGTTCACCTATGCGGGATAGTCAGAATCAACTAACTCTTCAATTAGAAAAATTCTAATTGTAGAGTGGGGGCtaactgtagtgggcaaaattcgtcaacttggctcaagcccaattaacCTTCCAAGCTGGACCAATGAGCTAAACAGCCCGGTCAATCCAGCCCGACAAACTTTGAACCAACTTAGATCAATAACGGGGCTGACCCAATTACTTGAGAAAACTTGTTCGCCCAGCCTGATAAGTCAAGTTATACTTATCTCGAGATCAACCTGGACCGACCCAGGATGACTACCCCACTTCAAGTCCAACTTGTCTCTACAGTCCGGTTGGATAATTCTCACTTGGCCCAAACCCATCAAGTTAGTTCGCCAACCTGGCATGACCCTAAAAAGTCCAATTGGTCCAACAGATTGGTCCATCTAGCATGGAAAGCTATAGACCGACAGTCCACAACCAAGCTGAATATATCGCATACGGCCCAATGGTTATTGTCAACCTAGAAGGACAAAGTTACAAGGCCCagccgtcaaaccctaaaacacgTCTCCCACCAAGCTGACGCGGTCAGACGGGTAAATCTTtgtgatcccgtccaaatcgcaacaacctggGAGATAAGGGCCTTGACGAGGCCAGACTGTAAAAACCATAGCGGCTAGATGTCCACTATATAAACAGCCCGACTAGGTCATCAAAGAGGGAGGGAATTCTACTGGCTCTCTACTccttgaattctctctactccACCGCCAGGTTGAATACTCTTCCAAGTCAGATACGAccaacttggcctatctccgTCTCCCAcattccattatcacaacacaccgtcaccgtttccaccctccgacgccgcctCCAGCCTGGAATAACCGCGCATTCCAGcctgtctttctctctcatttaatttcatttgtaATTCTGCTTTGCTATtccgttactgacttgagcgtcggaggctctacggtcgacacccacacccggtgctcaacctagggctcttacgtgttctcaTGTTGACAGGTTtctagtgcccaatctatccggatgtgcagacgtcaacttcaattgtagattttagcctctacagcGGACTTCACCGTGTATCTTCCGGTTCGAGAGAAATGCCAAAGAAGCTTATCTTGGCTAGGCATATGCATAAGCGGGATGCTTATGATGTCTTGAACCTCTGTAACAATAAAAAGAGATTCTAAGAGCTCCATATCCCATCTTCTAGTACTCGGTATGATGAGATCGTGAACAGTGAGGCCTGCCGTGTCCAGAGGAGAATGAGTCCGGATATAAAAATTCCCATTCTTACGCAGCCATGGATCCTCAAACACTTTAATTCTGGTACCATCTCTCACTCTCCATCTGACTCATCTTCGAACTAAATCTTTGGCTGTATATATGCTGTGCCAAGTGAAACTAGGGTTGTGTCCAATCTTGGCACTAAGAAAATCACTATTAGGGAAGTACTTCACCCTCAGGACCTGACACACGAGAGCATTAGGCTCCTCAATCAACCGCCACCCTGTTTTTCCAAGCATAGCGATATTGAAAAGTTGCATGCTACGAAAGCCCATACCCCCAAGCTTTTTATCCACACACATCCTATCCCATTTCATCCAGTTTATTCATTTTTCAGCTCCCCCCTTATTCCCCACCAAAAGTTATTCATAAGCCGCTCCATTTCACTTGTCAAGCTCATAGGAAGCAAGAAGATGGTCATACAATAAGAGGGAATAGCTTGTGCGACACTTTTAATGAGGACCTCTTTGCCCACTTTCGACAATTTCTTTCTGTTCCAGCCCTGTATGCGCGACCACAGCCTATCCTGGAGATACTTGAATATCTCAGTTTTCTTTCTCCCAATAAGCGAAGGGAGACCCAAATATCTCCCAGTGTTCAGGAGCATAGTGACTCCAAGAGTGGTAGAAATAGTCGTTCTTTCATCATCACCCACATTGGAGCTAAAAAAGATCCCAGACTTTTGGTAGTTGATAGCTTGTCCCAAAGCCAGTTCATAGACACCCAACACTCTCTTCAGATTTGCGCATTCAGTTGTTGAGGCTCGGCAAAAGAAAACACAATCGTCAGTGAACATAAGGTGAGATATAGCCGGTCCCCTCCGACCAAATTGAATGTCGTGTAGGTCGCCTCTTGCTGTCTCGTGGTTGATCATGGCCGAAAGGCCCTCTGCACAAAGTATAAACAGGTAGGGGGAGATGGGATCCCCTTGCCGGAGTCCCCTGCCCAGGATAATCGGGCCAACAGTCGTCCCGCTGACAAGGACTTCATAAGAAATAATACGAATGCACATCTTCATCCAATTCCTCCATTTATCGCAGAATCCAAGACGTTAAAGCACAGCATCAAGGTAGTGCCAATCAACTCTATCATATGCTTTAGAAATATCAATTTTTAGTGTGATATTCTCTTTCTTTCCCCGAGTTTGTCTTTTCATAGTATGGATAGCTCCGAAGGCGATAAGGATATTGTCTTGAATCATCCTTCTTCCACAAAAGCTGACTGGCTCGGTCGATAAGGTTAGGGAGCGTAGTCTTGAGCCTATTACAAAGTACTTTCGAGATGATCTTATACACAACGTTGCATAGGGTGATAGGGCGAAGCTCTTTCATAGACTTTGGAGAGTCAACCTTTGGAATGAGGGTTATCAAAGTGTTGTTAAGCTTATCCGGGAATTCGCCATTATTGAGCCAATCACAGCCACTTCGGAACACTTCTTCTCCAATCACGGACCAAAATTTCTGGTAAAATTTTGGATTGAGACCATCGGGTCCCGGTGATTTATCCGTGTGCATTTGAGCCacggcctccttgaactcctCCATTCGAAACGGTTTTGTGAGCTCTTGATTCATGAGATCATTGATCCGGGGATTGAGCCTGTCAAGCACTTGATAGAAACTAGCGTCGTTAGCAGAGTCATCAAAGAGAGTTTCGAAGTACCTTCTCGCCTCCTTACAAATATCAGTGATGTTCACGGCCCAACTACCATCGTTTCTTTGCAGTTTGGTAATGGTATTGACTTTACTTCGCGCCGAGGTCATGGCATGGAAAAACTTGGTGTTAGAGTCACCGTCCTTGAGCCAATGTTGTTTGGCTCTTTATTTCCAATGTGCCTCTTCTCGAAGAATAAGCTCAGCCAAATCTTTCCTAGCTTGCTTTAAATTTGCAATAGAGATCGCATCAAGTCTGCCCTAGTAGTAGGTGATAGATTGTTCAAGTTTCTTCTTCATGAATCTCTCTTGTCTGCCCAAACTCTTTGACCAAATAGCTATGGATTCAGAAACTGTCGTCAATATGTTGATGCCGTGGAGGTTGGTCCAGCAGTCTCTGACCACATTTGGAAGGTCAGGTTCGAGGCACCACTTGTTCTCAAAACGGAATCTACGGGCGGCAATAGTGGGGCCTGTATCAGTGCTCTTTAAAAGAAGAGGTACATGGTCGGACATGGTCACCGTGAGAGGAATAAGAACGGCCTCCGGGAAGAGGTTCTTCCAGTTACTTGTCGCTATACCTCTATCGAGTCACTCCTCCACAAAATGATCTGTACCAATGCCCCGAGACCAAGTATATTGGTATCCCCGGAGAGGGATATCCGTAAGCCCACAATCAAGGACAGTAGCGCGGAAGCTCTGTATAAGCCAGTTCGGGTGGTCTACACGTCCACGTTTATCACCTGATTCGAGAAGATCTTTCAAATCGCCCATGATTAACCAAGGGAGAAAGTTGAGACCTGAGAGTCTCTGAAGAAGGTTCCAAGAGTCTCTGTGGAGGTTTCTCTTTGAGAAGCCATAGTATCTTGTCAGGCGCCAGTCGCCTTTGGCGTAAAAAAATGTGCATATCAATGTGGTTACGGGAATAGCCAAGAAGTTTACAAGAGCATGAAGTTTTCTAAAGCATGCACAAACCTCCACTCCGTCCTGCACAATCAACTGAGAAGTTGCCTTCAAAATTGAGTCTAATCCTTATATCTTCAATGCGTTGCTGGTGAGAGATCGTTTCACAAAGGAAAATGAAATTGGGCCGGTGAGCTCCATTAGCGTCGGAATCGCAAGGGGATGACCCAATCCCCTGCAATTCCAGCTTATGGAATTCATTGGGCCCGGCCGACTCCGTGTTCGGAGCCCGCCGATATAGCATCTTGTTCATCAGAGATATCCTCGGGGATGCCAACAAGGAAGGTCTCAGATGGGTTGGAAAAAGCCAAGTTACGTGAAGTGGTGCCACGTGGCCTCTTTCTTTCATCAAAGCTAATGTTAGTTGAGTCATCAATCTGCATTAACTCATGGTCGCAAATGTTGTTACTGATATCCCGCAATATCAGTGATTGCTGATTATGATTATGAGAGATTTCCGCGCTGGAGTTATGTTTTTCAGTTACGGGTGTGGAATTGCTCCCAATATTCAGCGCCTTCCTTTCTGCATCAAGCTGTAACGGCCCACTCAAAACCCTAGTTTCCACCATCACTACCTTAGGGTTTGAGCTTCCGTCATCAGCACGTAACCACTTGTCGCCGGCGAGGGAAACGCCACGTCGATCTACAGCCTTCAGATCAACGCCCCGCTCTCTTTTCACTTAATTGGTATCAATATTGAAACGGAGTTCACAAAAACTCTCGGAGTGGCCGAGTCTACCACATAGGAAGCAAAATATATTCAATCTCTCGTACTTGAAGCGAACCTGAAAAGAAGATCCATCTTTGTgcttgattttcttgaaacGTTTGAGGGGCTCTGTAACTTTGATTCCAACCTTCACTCGCATGTATTGGTGCCATACTCCAGATGAGTTTGTGCTGTCATACTCCATGAACTCGCCGATGAAATTTCCAAGCACTTTTCCAATACCCTCGGTTAGGTATCTCGTCGGTAAGTCGTGGATTTGCACCCAAAACGGGAAGACGTCCAAAGGGACAACAGAGGGCAACTCACCCCTCCGAAGCTTGTGCAGAATAAGAGGAAAGTTTCCATAGAATCACGGTCCTAAAggaatactcccttcgtccgccaagattatgtcaaattgcttgggcacaggatttaataaaattggtgatgattttgatgtagtggagaaagggtcccaccactttatgagatgtgtggttgagattgaattttgggtgggttttttgtaaataaagagtgttagtaaggataaaatattaaagaggatggtgggatcattgccttaaaaggaaagtgacataatcttggcggacggagggagtattaaatttaattaataatactcgatttgcccgaggatcgtctcttggattatcttaattcaccatacatcgattaaacctagcatgctcctattaatttaaatgttgcaccttggagttagaattacttacttgtgaattgaacGCAGAGGCTATTGACGATTGAATCAAAAGACTTCAGTTCTGACTCAATTCGtcactgaacaggtcagccaacttcaacactcagtttgacccctcaaacgacttccaatcgtatttttcgcagaaatacgacttctttgtATTCGAAATAGCTTTCCGTGGtcgcctgtttcacctcaatcggagttctatagaggaagttatggctatTTTTTGGAAACTGCCaaaacttggtttcctgcgaaaatctgactccagctcagatcttctgaactgtatcctgctcagttcccaacgttggatagacaacgaactatgagaactcccagagaATTCAACCCCTTCAGTTGGCGCCTCCTTAttgctctgctctctaaaaccctaatttttgtgtgtcttattatgagagaatatatctgtatttaaagacaaaacacaGACCTAGGGCCTTAATAATTGTAGTAGGcgactcctactgggctcaggagactttgggccagaccagagatcagatacaaggaataaaaatgggcctcaaatgaattaattcttatgatcagcccagatcacaattaattcataaatattaattcattccactagagaatcaatattgacttacccctttattaccgatgatgagtcgggcttgtatttagacttattagacctccgtatttaaaatatccgacatccattaattaattaaagctctgacaacttatattaattaatctctttgtaatccttaagtagtatcactcaacccttattattgcgtctgaacttaatcaacctgcagggtttaacgtaataaaccttttgagctccttaaggggatgtcattatcctataccggatacgggtattAATACAGATAAcgaaatatcatatattaaccgctatcacccaagatacagagtactcaagttaatatataactctcacccataataaatcaaagtgatacatgcacgaatcaacatatatatttgaaaccttattagtattaagatcttattaagtcaccgagatcttgatccttcacatatgtcagatagaagaatacatctcattgtgatcctatcaatacgttacaACGTACCAacatagacaagtagtcaagacaaactccttccatctatactgcagcctaaaccaattactcgtcctagagtcatgtCGCCTGTGATCagttatatctcttaaggttattccaattatatggtcttctgtgatctaaaacacaccatataatctacttatatagagacaaaggacatacatatgcaatcatgaacacaatcagataggagattgaatagtgaacttaggaaacattgtatacaagcataaaacgttctttctttcagtatacaaatccaataaTCTCCCACTTAGACTAAAgtaaacttttagtatacaatgtgtctaagcGTCTAAATAcgaatcacctaacacttctcccacttatacttaaagtttcctaagtgggtggcctCAATCGTATTCCCATcattcaatgaccatttgcgataaacCTTTTTGTGAAAGATTTGTAAATTTCTCCAATATGAGTTATTTCATTCTaggagcacataacctcgatttatgaataatcgtataacttggtacttactctcaatgtgtttgaccccttgtggttcatggattccttagagtttgcaactgcacttgagttatcacgaaggtgatgctctctcGCAAACTAGAAATCACTCTTAGATCCTGgtggtagtggtcaaaccaaatggtttttacctcccaaggaaaacacatagctcgaggtaattattctttgttccggtcagcctggaaatccaaaaccgtataatccaaaaagaaCTAAattgtctaactggtaaactatcattattctctagtcagggacttaagaatataatttaccacagttcagtgtccttaactaggactatacttatatcttacaaccatgctaactatatagcaaatatcagatctcgtacatagcaatccatacatgaggctatctactgcggaaacgtataatactgccttcatttcctcaacctcaataggcatcttaagacatatgtctttagataaaggaacgccatagctcaaaggttgcaatcctttcttggcggtatgcatactaaaacgagtattctcagtatcatgtaagacactcgagataagctcaacatctttttctagtgatcccttataaccttgatcacaaagatgtatactatacctccttagtctttcatctgaaactgttcggataaccactactttatgtctgataataactctatattgtcgccaattaggacgGTACTATCTACATAAAAATGCAAggtaaaccacatcaccgatgacacgagatgcttctcttcCTCCCCCACGTAACCTTAAGGCTGCTGCACATAAATGTCCCTACCTTCTCCAAGGTaacaattttagaaaaatatttttgacatccatttgccagaccttgatggtttaagtgagctgctatgggtaaaatggtCTGAATTCCTGAGCATAGAAACTGGCGAAagaacatcatcataatctataccctcataatgggtataacctttcgccaccagtcttgctttaaaagctacgaccttgctcattcggacttatcattctcttgtatactcactttcaacctatggctttacggcattctggtatCAAGATTTTTCTAGTATACAACCCATAGtattaatggattgctccattgaggtgtgccaggaatctacattctcgtctcccactaattccaagtagatatctagGTCGATTTTCTTATATTCACTTTCAGGGACCGAATctaaagattctcccaagaacataaatcgatcgggttgtcccacaaccctcccactacaatggagtTGTGGTGGCACGTATATGTCAACAGTGTGTGCAGTGTCTTATGGTacaaactcttgcacacttggcttgggttatAGAATCGCATGTCTATtgccttcaatttcttgaagcacaatatctgacttggatgaattataattcacatagtccacttctaagaatcgtatatcattgctaataaccattTTCTGactctttaggactaattgcatatatgcataactcatcatcgaacatatttttccaagagtgacctatttcttatctccaccacaccatcgtATATatggattacacggtgtagtaaagtgggttggaatcccaaacactgacaatgaatcagaaaagatcattccactaacattattggccctttaatTTATTCCCTTcgccatgaatgacccggtctccatctttttctctatacaggattcgcaggttccaaatggtacaacctggattgaatccaatgtactatttagacacgagcctttggatcctgttaagatagatgtgacctaatctagggtatcaatatatgtgtaagatcctcatgagagattagccttaacttttctctttattttgttCGATAATGtacatgcaatataaaggtatcatgtcgacaagttatagtataaagagagatgttcaaaataccagaatagacaactttgtcatttcctATGATAGagacaccactatcaaaaatgacataatatccatctattcaaacttttggaacatgataaggaactctcaaaaactaaactatgtctttagaacataaagacaagtctccaattgcaacaactgcgactcttgtcgcgttgcctatgaagacaatcatctcatcacttttcagcttccttgtcaaCTTAAAAAGTCATACAAGGTGCAAAAATCAtgatcagtttctctcgttatgcACTACTCACAAT
It contains:
- the LOC130994182 gene encoding uncharacterized protein LOC130994182, producing the protein MCIRIISYEVLVSGTTVGPIILGRGLRQGDPISPYLFILCAEGLSAMINHETARGDLHDIQFGRRGPAISHLMFTDDCVFFCRASTTECANLKRVLGVYELALGQAINYQKSGIFFSSNVGDDERTTISTTLGVTMLLNTGRYLGLPSLIGRKKTEIFKYLQDRLWSRIQGWNRKKLSKVGKEVLIKSVAQAIPSYCMTIFLLPMSLTSEMERLMNNFWWGIRGELKNE